A stretch of DNA from Glycine max cultivar Williams 82 chromosome 18, Glycine_max_v4.0, whole genome shotgun sequence:
TTCCTAGTACCTATCAACTGACTTACAACTTATAACAATATCACATTAGAGAACATTAATTTTACCTTTACTTGACTAATATAAGGACAAGTACAGAAAGAAAGCACAAGAAGTTACATACTTGAGTTCGATAGCAGCCCATCAAAAACAGGCACATGATTGAAATTTCTTGTAGATCTTAAACTTGCATCAGATGGGAACACAGAATCTGGTTTGTTGGACTCTGGATTCAAGTACTGCAAACTGCCATGGTTCTGGAAGCCTAAATTATCATCAGCAGGCACAGCAGAAACGCTAGGAGGGGACTGAAATTCGTCCGGCTTTGTCTTCTTATCCTTAGAATCAACCTCAGTCTCCACTTCCGATTCAGCATTAGCACTAGGTGCCACATTCTGCTGCTTTCTTTTGGAGCGAGCACGCCTGTTCTGGAACCAATTATACACATTGGTCTCAGAAATCTGGCCATGCTGGCTGAGCTCATTAGTGATCTCCTTGATCTTTTCCTTGGTGGGGGTTCCAGTCCCTTGATCAAATATTCGCTCAAGAATCTGAAGCTGCATAGCGGACGGAGTCCACCGCTGCCTTGAAGCTATTTTGTGCCCACCAGACCCCAACAATGGATCACAATACATATTCCCCAGCCTAATCCCTGacaataaaaacacaaattaatcATTATTACTATGAGTCAATGGTATACAGCTATATGCATGAACGGCATAAAAgatttttaaactattattCAATCACAAACTATATCATATATCATAATAAGTTCATCTGCTTTTACAAAACTAATTACCTTAAAAGTCATATCAAACAATGAACTCTTCATTAAATTAGTGCATAGAAATATCTCCTTCATTAAATTATACTTGAACAATTTGGCAGCATAGCAAGAGATATACATCAGGcagtttattaatttaaacaCTCATGTctgatttaataataattcgATGAGCAGGATGCATTCCATTCCCaccaataaaaaagaatataactaATAACTCtttcaattcaaaaaaaaaaaaaaaacagtgcaAAAAATTGCTAACTATTTAAGATTAAATCCGGATTCTTTCATTAAATCAGCTCATACGTTATACTTACACACTGTAACTCATTATATCAAATCAGGTCATACGTTATAATTAGGCAGTGGCATAGTAGGAAAAATATACTGTAGGAAGtttactaaattaaattaaacactcATGGGAAAGTAAACTAACATTAACTGATCATAACGGTGAAAGATGAATTGAATTTCACCTGCAAGATCTTGGTGCGAGGAGATGTTTTTGTGCATTTCGATGAGTTGTTCACAGATGGTTGCGTAAACTGCAATCTGTTTGCGCAGAGTCTCGAGCTGTTCGTCGGTCATCACTTTCACGTACATCATTTCCGCGTTCCCATTCGGTTGCCAACGCTGCTTCTGCCACTCCATCACGTTCACCATCTCCTTCAAAACTGCGATCACACGTGtctacaatattttatttataaacccTAACTAACAATGAAACGACGATAAAGAGAAGAATGGAAGAGAAAGAAAGGTAACAGTGTCTGACATGTGAGCAGAGAGAGTTGCGTTGGTGTCAGAGACTCAGAGGCGTTTGTTAGCACTTGGCAGCGATTCGAAGCTGTGTCGGCGGCGTACGATGCGGGGAGACAATAAGAATGAAGGAACAGACCAAGGATAGGGTTTGTCTTATTCCAATGTCTTGAGGGATATTCTTGTCCGAAACAAAATACATGTTCCTAGCTGGGCTTTTTATTTCCGGAACATTCCTAGGTTCTTTTGGaatcaagaaaatatattttggaaaaGATTTAGTCCCAAAATATAAGATTGATTctgaaattttcatatttaaaaaatgtcacaatgatttgatttttttttttactttaaattgtAGGATTTTCAGGTAGAAAGCTTTAGCAAAAATTTTCGAACAACTATAGGAATAacaatttgttaaattttattaaagtcatttattttatttatataactagTATTTTAATACATGCAATTTATatgatgaataattttatataattaaaatttataataactaattaatttaattttatacattattatttaatgtaatttttataccatccatcaacaaaataaacctttttaggaaaaaataaaataaataaaagtgaagaaaaaaaaagaagagagaaaaaaaaaacatcacgtGTTTGAGTTCTTCATtgataaaaactaacaattttaacaAGTTATTctatctcaaaaaaaaaatgaatagcaATAGAGTTTCACATCATTATTCATCAATTTTGCAAGTTGATTTAATTATGAAACAATGATACACAAATACTcagttgtttattttaaacatttgacTGTTACCTCTCATTTCTAATAAGCTATGATGGAATCTCTACTTACTAAACCCAACCCTTACTCAGAATCCACTATATTGGTTTCAAAAAACTTATGGAAACGAGTCGATAAGCCAACTAAAACAATAATAGATACTACCACTCAAAAAACAGTTACTTTGGTTGTGGTCGTGTTTCGGaggagaatcataaatttgcaatgaaaagaaagatagaTAGAGAACCATGACAATGAGGTTGAGAATAAGAACCATAACAGCGAGACATTCACTTCACAACATTCACAATAATAGATACGACCACTCTCACTATGTTCATTCCGATGCCAGGGCAATTTCTCGAACCACCAACACAATTCCACACCATTGCAACCACAACCACCACTACTACCTTCACCTTCTTCGTTCATGCAAATACTTGAACCCTCTGCTCCAAATCCATGCTCGTCTAATTGTCCAACAATGCACCTTGGCACCCAATTCCATCACAAACCCTTCTCTGATTCTGTGGAACTCATTGATTAGAGCTTATTCTAGACTCCATCTATTCCAGGAAGCAATAAAATCGTATCAAACAATGTCATACATGGGACTTGAACCTGACAAGTACACATTCACCTTTGTTTTGAAGGCTTGTACTGGTGCTTTGGACTTCCATGAGGGTGTTGCCATTCATCAAGATATAGCTTCCAGGGAGTTAGAATGTGATGTTTTTATTGGGACTGGACTTGTTGACATGTACTGTAAGATGGGCCACTTGGACAATGCAAGAAAGGTATTTGATAAAATGCCCGGGAAGGATGTTGCTTCTTGGAATGCAATGATTTCAGGCTTATCTCAGAGCTCAAACCCTTGTGAGGCACTGGAAATATTTCAGAGGATGCAGATGGAGGAAGGTGTGGAGCCGGACTCTGTGAGTATCTTGAACTTGGCTCCAGCTGTTTCTAGATTAGAGGATGTTGATTCTTGCAAGTCTATTCATGGTTATGTGGTTAGGAGATGTGTTTTCGGTGTGGTTTCTAATTCATTGATTGATATGTACTCTAAATGTGGTGAGGTAAAGTTGGCTCATCAGATTTTTGACCAGATGTGGGTTAAGGATGATATCTCGTGGGCAACAATGATGGCTGGATATGTACATCATGGTTGTTACTTTGAGGTTCTTCAATTACTAGATGAAATGAAACGAAAGCACATAAAGATGAATAAGATATCAGTTGTAAACTCCGTTTTGGCAGCTACAGAGACGAGAGACCTGGAGAAAGGGAAGGAAGTTCATAATTATGCTTTACAGCTAGGGATGACGTCAGATATTGTAGTTGCTACTCCTATCGTGAGCATGTATGCAAAATGTGGTGAGTTGAAGAAAGCTAAAGAGTTTTTTCTGAGTCTTGAAGGAAGAGATTTGGTTGTTTGGTCTGCTTTTTTATCAGCTCTTGTCCAAGCAGGATATCCTGGAGAAGCATTGTCTATATTCCAAGAGATGCAGCATGAAGGTTTGAAACCAGATAAAACAATTCTATCAAGTCTGGTTTCCGCATGTGCTGAAATTTCAAGTTCCAGATTAGGTAAGATGATGCACTGCTATGTTATTAAAGCAGACATGGGGTCAGATATTTCAGTAGCAACAACCCTTGTCTCAATGTACACTAGATGTAAATCATTTATGTATGCTATGACGCTATTCAACAGAATGCATTATAAAGATGTTGTGGCATGGAATACTTTGATAAATGGATTTACCAAATGTGGTGACCCACGTCTTGCATTGGAAATGTTCCTTAGATTACAATTAAGTGGGGTTCAACCAGATAGTGGAACCATGGTGAGTTTGCTTTCAGCTTGTGCCCTTCTGGATGACCTTTATCTAGGAATCTGCTTTCATGGAAATATCATAAAGAATGGTATTGAATCTGAAATGCATGTAAAAGTTGCTCTAATAGACATGTATGCCAAATGTGGGAGCCTTTGCACAGCTGAAAACTTGTTTCACTTAAACAAGCATGTAAAGGATGAGGTATCTTGGAATGTAATGATTGCAGGGTACCTGCATAATGGATGTGCCAATGAAGCAATTTCCACATTTAATCAGATGAAATTGGAAAGTGTAAGGCCCAATTTAGTCACATTTGTGACCATTCTTCCGGCTGTATCATATTTATCAATATTAAGAGAGGCCATGGCTTTTCATGCCTGCATAATCCGAATGGGATTCATATCTAGTACCCTTATTGGAAACAGTCTTATAGATATGTATGCTAAAAGTGGGCAACTCAGTTATTCTGAGAAATGCTTTCATGAGATGGAAAATAAAGGCACTATCTCATGGAATGCAATGCTTTCaggttatgctatgcatggccAAGGTGAAGTTGCCCTTGCCCTTTTTTCACTTATGCAAGAGACTCATGTCCCTGTTGATTCAGTTTCCTACATCAGTGTATTATCTGCCTGCAGACATgctggcttaattcaagaaggaAGGAACATTTTCCAGTCTATGACCGAAAAGCACAATCTTGAACCAAGTATGGAACACTATGCCTGCATGGTTGATCTTTTAGGCTGTGCTGGtttatttgatgaagttttgtgtttaattgataaaatgccAACAGAACCTGATGCTCAAGTCTGGGGAGCCCTGCTGGGAGCATGTAAAATGCATTCCAATGTGAAATTAGGAGAGATTGCCCTCCATCACCTCCTCAAACTTGAACCAAGAAATGCAGTTCATTACATAGTTTTGTCAGACATATATGCTCAATGTGGTAGGTGGATTGATGCCAGGAGGACAAGATCAAATATGACCGACCATGGATTGAAGAAAAATCCCGGATATAGTTGGGTTGGAGCTCATAAACAAGGACTATCCCTTTCTGGCAAATGACAAATCCCAACCACTGCTAACCATAAACAACCTACTTGCAAATAGAGAAGAACCTGTCATGACTCATAACATGTttgacaaaagaaaaagttattaGCATTCTTATTGTCTTACTTTTTTGGTAAGTGGGTTTACATGGTAAAAGGTAATATGTatatcaggaaaaaaaatagtattctgAGTACATTACATATTTTAGTAGATATatcattcattttatattttataggtCATCATAGTATGTATGAAACCGGTAGAATAAATTATGCTTTGCTGGTGGACCAAGTCACCTAGCAGCCAGCAAGTTTCTATTGATGCAACAATCAAAGAAATTAAGCTTCAAACTGTCTAGTGAGATAGTATTTAAGTAGAGTTACGCTAAAATACTCTTAAAACTTAGTTGCTGAAATGCAAAAATCACAGACCATTGAAACTTGAAGGACAATCCAAAACTTGAGACATGTGGTACCTACATTATCTTTCAGGTACCAGTTCGGTATAatgaaaagaaagtaaaatgagATAAAAGTTTTGAACTAAAATAGCGTGTAAAAGTGtagatttcatcttattttaatgttcatttcttctctttttcactCTATTTCTCTTCAAACAAACGTacgacatttttaaaaaaatttcttataggTATCCTACTTTAAAAACAACATGTTCGAGACATCATTGGATACTAGAGGAATTAGAACCGTAGTTGGGAGACAAACCCAtacatttcaaaatttgaaacacTTGAAAATAAG
This window harbors:
- the LOC100799157 gene encoding pentatricopeptide repeat-containing protein At2g39620 translates to MTMRLRIRTITARHSLHNIHNNRYDHSHYVHSDARAISRTTNTIPHHCNHNHHYYLHLLRSCKYLNPLLQIHARLIVQQCTLAPNSITNPSLILWNSLIRAYSRLHLFQEAIKSYQTMSYMGLEPDKYTFTFVLKACTGALDFHEGVAIHQDIASRELECDVFIGTGLVDMYCKMGHLDNARKVFDKMPGKDVASWNAMISGLSQSSNPCEALEIFQRMQMEEGVEPDSVSILNLAPAVSRLEDVDSCKSIHGYVVRRCVFGVVSNSLIDMYSKCGEVKLAHQIFDQMWVKDDISWATMMAGYVHHGCYFEVLQLLDEMKRKHIKMNKISVVNSVLAATETRDLEKGKEVHNYALQLGMTSDIVVATPIVSMYAKCGELKKAKEFFLSLEGRDLVVWSAFLSALVQAGYPGEALSIFQEMQHEGLKPDKTILSSLVSACAEISSSRLGKMMHCYVIKADMGSDISVATTLVSMYTRCKSFMYAMTLFNRMHYKDVVAWNTLINGFTKCGDPRLALEMFLRLQLSGVQPDSGTMVSLLSACALLDDLYLGICFHGNIIKNGIESEMHVKVALIDMYAKCGSLCTAENLFHLNKHVKDEVSWNVMIAGYLHNGCANEAISTFNQMKLESVRPNLVTFVTILPAVSYLSILREAMAFHACIIRMGFISSTLIGNSLIDMYAKSGQLSYSEKCFHEMENKGTISWNAMLSGYAMHGQGEVALALFSLMQETHVPVDSVSYISVLSACRHAGLIQEGRNIFQSMTEKHNLEPSMEHYACMVDLLGCAGLFDEVLCLIDKMPTEPDAQVWGALLGACKMHSNVKLGEIALHHLLKLEPRNAVHYIVLSDIYAQCGRWIDARRTRSNMTDHGLKKNPGYSWVGAHKQGLSLSGK
- the LOC100784355 gene encoding WUSCHEL-related homeobox 8, coding for MVNVMEWQKQRWQPNGNAEMMYVKVMTDEQLETLRKQIAVYATICEQLIEMHKNISSHQDLAGIRLGNMYCDPLLGSGGHKIASRQRWTPSAMQLQILERIFDQGTGTPTKEKIKEITNELSQHGQISETNVYNWFQNRRARSKRKQQNVAPSANAESEVETEVDSKDKKTKPDEFQSPPSVSAVPADDNLGFQNHGSLQYLNPESNKPDSVFPSDASLRSTRNFNHVPVFDGLLSNSTSDYLTGKMEAPENYDLYQPAGDFNMAG